The sequence ttcaactgatgatggtcaactatgtgttaaccagtCCACATACGATAGTCGATTATCTGTGAACCATGGAAGATAGTCAACAAATGATGTTCAACTATGTGTCCACACACTACAATTTTTTTGCCATATACCAATGATCTCCTTTAGTGACTATAAAAAGAGGCTTATAGTATGAAATTACAAGCCAATGGTTGGTATAGAGAATCTAATATATCTATATAAAAGATACTATATTTTTCACTTAAAAAAAATTCCCTTGCTAAAATCAAACCGAGGATATAAATccccttttattattttttaactcaaCCTTTATTAATAAATTCTCATTTTTTATTAGTAATATTTATACTTAATCTTTAATACTAAATCCCATTCtattactattatatttttattcaaactTTTATTTTTGGATAATATACGGTGAGCATGTTTCCATAAATTTCTTTTCCCTCCCAATTCATTTCGTTTCCCTCCCAATCCACCCTCTGTGAAATTCTCCCGCTTTCAACAAGTTCATCGATTCCTCTTCCTTGTTCATAAAAAGTTGTCAAGTTTAAAGATTCCTCTTATTTGTTCACCTCCATCTGCGATTTGTGATTTTTCCCCATTCTTCTACTCTACTTTTTCTGCGATTCACCTGCATCTTTATTCGCCTGGGTATGCAATTCACCATGGAGTGTTCACCTTGCTTGGAGGGGATTTGACACCTGCAAGAGCTTTCACATCGCTTTCTCTGTTTGTTGTTCTTccatttcctcttttttctattgtTATTAATAAAACACTCGTGAACCGATATGGTAAGCGATACGATACGGTTGACTAGGTGAACTTTCGGTTTACGATCTTTTCTGAGAATCTTGAAGTTATCAGGTCTACTAATAAGAGAGGACTCAGTTACAAGCTTGGTGTTAATCGTACGTGGTGTTGATTTttctttgactttgattttgtttgttAGGTTTTGTTTGGATTTGATAGAGATTTTTGTTTGTTACAAACCCCCCTAATGGAAAGCAGGATAAGGATCTCCCACAAGGAATCCATGATTACTTAGAAAATATATCCGATTTCCCCAAGTATATGCGTGAAAATCCTAGTCATGTGCCTGATGATCTTATTGAGCTTTACCTAGAGGTGAGTTTTTGCACTATTGTCTTTGTGTGGGCAGTTTATTTCTCATGCTATCTAGAACTAATTTGATTGTTAAGGTGTAGTGTAATGTGTTTCTTGCTGTTCTTGGGATGTGTCATGTGCCAATTTATGTCTCTATAGTATTGGGCTTTATTAATGCGTTTTGGCTCCTTGTCCTCTcgtgtttgaaaaataaaattaagttgaGTTGATTTCTGTAGTTTAAGCCAGTTCCAATGTTTTGATTTTGCAGCTGTTATGCCAGTATGAACGGGGTTCAGTTCTAAAGTTTCTAGAAATGTTTGATAGCTATCGTGTGGAACATTGTTTATGCCTGTGCCAAGAATATGGCATTATAGATGCTGCCGCATTCTTATTGGAAAGGGTTGGTGATGTTGGTAGTGCTCTTTCACTTACACTTTCTGATCTGAATGATAAATTTGTTGAGCTTGATGCTGCTATGGAAGCTGTAGTGTTGAACCATCCCAAGCTTGATTCTTCCCATATGGAAGTATTCAACACTGTTTTAAGAACAAAAGAGGTTTGTAGATGCATGTTTGTTTTTATGGGTGTACAGTGCAAGTATATTTTCCATGTATTCTGTAACCTAACCTTTTTAATGGCTACAAATCCAATAGGTGAATATCATGTATGATTTATTGCATGCCTGTATCGGTCTATGTCAGCGGAACACCCCTCGTCTAAATCCTGAGGAGTCAGAGGCACACTGGTTTAAATTACTTGACTCGTAAGTTTAATATCACCATGCATTGTTTTTGTTCCAcacttatttatttgtttatttgtagcTTAATTACACGAGTTTTATAATAATCATGATGTTTCGAATACACTTGTATGGTTTATAGCTGATAATAATATTCATGTTACAAATATACTTTGTTTTTCATACAGGTTTTGTGACCCATTGATGGATTCATATGTTGAAGAGAGAGCATATGAAAGAAACAATTATTTTGGCGTGCTTGCTGGATCAGCAGATTCACAACTGGACAAAGACACCTATAAAAGCAATTGGAAGATTTCTCAGTCCCAAAATGGTGATCTCTTGAGAAAATTGTTATCCCAATTCATTAAAGAGATTGTTGAGGGAATGATAGGTTATGTTCACCTTCCAGCTATCATGTCCAAACTCTTGTCTGATAATGGTAGTCAAGAATTTGGCTATTTTAAACTTACCATATTGGGGATGCTGGGAACATATGGCTTTGAAAGAAGAATTCTGGTAAGATAAACTTGTTCGTCTTGGtttctttaatattttaaattggaTTCACTTGTCAAGATTTACCAAATATCTTATTTTTCGTCAAACATTTTCTATTAAAATTTATCAATAAACTTGTGCATGGAATATTTGGCTGGTTCAGTTCATGAACTATTAGTCACAGCTCGGCTTTTTCAGTGCAGTTcggttcaattttttatttataactgTCCTTGTTTTAGTATTGCATGGAATATCTAGAATTTTTATGGAAAAATTaatttctctcttctctcattTTCTACTTCCAACGGTTTCTCGTTTTTCCCTGATTCTTTTCTCTTGTTTCTCTTTCTTCACTTAGGATGCTGCAAAATCTTTGATAGAGGATGATACATTCTATACGATGAGTTTACTCAAGAAAGGGGCCTCCCATTGAAAGTACAAGATGATGGACTTGTTTTCTACCTATAAAGAATTTCTGCATTGGCCGCTAACAGTTTTCCTTTGATAGAGATTTTTGTTAATCTTAATTTGATGCATTTAAAATTCAATCCATACAGGATTGCAAGTAGTTCCATGTTCGTTGATACTGAAACTGAAAGTTACGAAGCTAGTAACAAACTGATTATATTCTTTGTAGTTCTTTTCATGTGATCCTTTTCTATCACtttttgattcatattttctCATACAGTTTTCTCTCCTAAACAATCGAAAATGGAAGTGAATGGAAACAGCCATGAAAGCTTCCTGTCTCATACTAGCCGGCAAGATTCGCTGTTGGTTTGGCATGAGAATAAAATGGAAAGCCTATCCAGTCTTCAATCAGAAGAAAGCAAGGAGATATGTTATTGCAAAGGAACTCACACCAATTATGATGAGTCAAGTATCACCGTGCCGATATCGCCAAAAGATAAGTAATTCTTACCTTATCCATGGTCTAAAATTATAGCTGTTTACTAAGGAAATTACTTCCTCTATTGTGTTAGTCACTTAAACCTGTTCAAGCCATGATCCTTATGCTTAATGACCGATTTCAGATTCTATGAGGTCATTAACGGTAAAGACGGGGCTGTTAATGTTCAGACAGTGGATGATGCTTGACTGGAAGCCAAGACGGTCTGACATGCTTATTGACCCCTTTGGTATAGGCAAAATTGTTCAGGATGGTCTTGTGTTCAGTGAAAACTTTTCTATTAGGTCGTATGAAATTGGTGCGGATCGAACGGCGTCTATAGACACGATAATGAATCATTTACAGGTACGCGGCTGAATCTCTATTCTTAATCTTAGGAGATTAAAAGTTGGTCAGGCTTATATTTACTTGATGTGCAGAATTGAAAttcttacacacacacacacgcacgcgGTACTGATAATTGCAGTCACTTTTAATATAGGATaatatatttcaattttgtttGACAATAGGAAACTGCACTTAATCATGTTAAGATTGTGGGGCTTCTTGGTGATGGCTTTGGTTCTACACCTGAAATGTGCAAAAAGAACTTGATATGGGTAGTTGCGCGGatgcaagttgctgttgatcgtTATCCTACGTGGTAAGTCCCCCAGACTCACCTCATCTGTTGCATTTGTAATGTGATTTCTGTCAGTTGTTTTGATCTTTATAAGGAATGGTAAATTGGTAACTCTAAATGTCTCATGTTCAATATTGAACCTTCTGCATTTATTCTGTGGTTTATGTATCTTGTTCCTCAAAGTTGGGGATAGTGGGATTAATTATAGTAATCCAGGCGAGTCTTGTTACAagtcctttgtgtttttttgaGTTTATTTACGAAATAATAGAAACTACCATAAACTTTTTTGCAGTTTTTTCAGATTGTCATCATTGAATTTCTTGGAAATTTCACTAAAACAGTCAAACTTAATTGGAAGTAGTGGCTCATATGTGTTGTTATAGGATTTATCAGGTAATTTGATTATCACATGCACTTGAATGCTTAATgcatcttgttctaacattctaCTCCTAATGCTCGCAGCTGGCCAATTGTTGTGGTTGGAAAACTGATACCAGTACCTGCGACTCCCGTGAATAACTATTTTCGATGATTTTGACGTGGAAGAACTAGAAGAAAGATGGATTCTTAAGCTTCTCAATAGTCATGTATAGAAATCTTGCTGGTTCACTCTCTCCACGTCGTCTTTTTCTTTTATCGGAGATGACCTGCATTCGGCTGATACGAGAAAAATTGGTTGTAGATAAAGGTTTCTTTTTGAACATACAATGTATGATTTGTTTTATGCTTAGGATACGAATTTCAGAACTGGTGCTTTAATCTCTTTATATACATTTGTTTTATACATAGTTCTGTTTTCCCAAGTTTGTATTCATTGGAGAAAACCATACAGGTGAAGTGTGTACCTAGTAGATGCCCCCATGAGATGGAAAAAAAATATGGATTCTCATCTGGTGGTTCAAACTCTGGTAGAGGCTTACAGGTATCAGAAATGCTCTATCTCATGGTTGCTAATGCTACTCCATAGCAGCAGAAAGAGAGGGTGAGCATCTATACATGCTTGTCAAGAAAATAAAGGTATAGTTATTCACTATTCTCTTTTGTTGGGTATTTAAGATTGGGCTTTTGAACTCTTAAAGTATATTCACTAAGCTACCTTGAACAACCTAACCTGGAAGCAAATATTACTGGCATGCTATTGGATATGGACAGTGCTAAACTGCTAGTTCTCATGGAATCACCATAGTCTCTATCTGCTAAGGCAATGTGCAAAATTCATGAATGTAATCTAAGAATGGGAGCCTATACTGGGGCAGTGAACCGTGTCAGCCTGTGCAACACTTTTGAGGGATTGGGAAGCTTGAGAAGTGATTCAATAGTTGTTGTTCCTTTTGTTTAGTTATATCATAAACACCATTGCTTACTGCTACAAAAGGAGAATTTTTGTCATAGTTTTGCGATTTTCTGATAAATATTGTAGTCGGTTAAACGATAATGACATATTGGTACCAAAATTTTGATTAGTTGAAAATTGGAAAATACTCCTTTTGTATTAGATGCATGGCATATCCTAATTCTGCAACTGCAATCACTACTTCAACAAATGGTAAattattgatgatgattcaaaCAAGTATAACTGATTGTATGCTCTTTTCTAGGATTGATTCATTCGATAATTTCAACTTCAAACCATTTGTTATCTTTGTCAAATTAGTTGTATCTCACTCAATTGAAAGTTACTCAAACTAACAACCCAATTTCACATTAACTTGCGAAAAATCTTGCACTGTGAATGCAAAAAACTCTTTCATTCTGCATTAGGATCATAAAAGAAATTCAAATACAATGTCTAaatcatatttatgttttttttctgcACTAGCAAGATTGATAATAGAGCACACTATATTAAGAGATTACATAACAACAATCCCACTAATCATTTGTTGGAATTGCTTGAGTTCTCATTCTGCCAAGTTGCTTGCCATTGCTTGTCATAAAATATAGTCTCCTCCAATAGCTTCTTAAAAGTATCAACATCCTCATTCTTTCGGATGAGAAGTACTCCTCCCACTGCTACAAACAGAAGAGTTTTGCAAAAGAAGTTGTTCAATTGATCAACATGACCCACTCCTGTCAAGCTATCGACCAAATATGTCATAAAGAATCCTATAATTGATGTGCGACCTACATGAAACCCAAGAAGAAAAAGCTAAAATTGAGGCTGTATCGCTACATTATGACAGAGTTAAAAAAAACAGTACTGTTTAATGAtacataatttaaaacaaaatattgtCAAATAGCAGCGCAGCAAAATTTTTACTATTTTCTGTGAATGATAACACCTTAATTCCCACATATTATTATAGAATACAAAACTGAACTGAGTATTAAGTAGTTCAACTTCAGGGAGATGGAACCTTTTTATCCACGCCCACCAAGGCACGATAGAGGCGTGAAACACTACAAGACTGTTATTGCTGGATGATTCTGGGTTATTCTCGAGCCATTTTCTCCTCCTCGACTCTGGGTGTAGAAATGACCAAAACAGAAAGTCAGACGATTCTTCAATAAATTGAAGCTTAAACTatttagaaataaataataaaatatgagaTGACAACATATGAGTCTAATCCTTATGCCAACTACGCATCTGTAACCAGATCTCGAATACGGAATAGAAAATTGTCaattaaaattagtttatgatgtTTCTGAACACACAATAAACACCGTAAATCCTATTATCTAGTATCTACAAAACTCAGTTATTGAAATTTGTTTACTTCCATATGTGAAATCCTACCAACACTTGTAATTCAGCTAGCATAATCATCAATCAAGCAGAAAATGGATCTGAGTTTAATTGAATATATTACAAAATCaattcattaaaaatcaatttttttcatagCAAAACCAAACACATAATAAGCATTTGCAGATAAAATcaataaaagaacaaaactttaGCCTAAAATACATTACCAGTATCAATAACAACATCCCAATCGGTGGTACCATTTTTCCTAAACTGCATCAAGTCCCATGTCCCAGCAACCCATCTAGGGTCAACAAAACTTTTGGAAACCTTAACTTCTTCCGCCACAGTAACAGCGGAAGCAGAGCCATTTCTACCGACAGAGAAGTTTTCTGGAAGAAATGAAGAAGAAATTAGAAGGGAAgacaaaagaaaatgaagaagaaaatggtttaaaaagaagaagaaaaggaagaataatggctaaagaaaaagaaatgaagaagaaCAATGGTGTCAGAAAATCAAGAAGAACAAGGGAAGATCTGAGAGATGGAGAGATAGTGACGTTAATGCCCATAAATGTGTAAGGAATGGTGGTGATATTGTGTGTGATGGTGCAGTGAATGATAGTGTAGACAGCTAATCTAACAGCTCTTGTTCAtttgaaaccaaaaaaaaaaataaaaaaatggtctcTCATGTGAGAGACCTATGCAGGTAGCGCACCTTAGACGGCGCCATTATTCACATCCTAACTATATCATAACTATATTGATACCAAAACATCCAAACAATTATTGGTAATACCCAAAGACattgatgataaaaaaaaaagaaacaagagGACAGGGCGTCATCAAACCAATCATAAGtaatatgaaatgaaaaaaaCCTTTCCTAATAAATAGCCTTATTAAATAAATCTTCCTTTAGAAACATAAAGACAGTCATGACTTTTTCttaataaattgtttttaaagttgaaaaCATAGAAACATGCATAAAAACAGTCTCTAAGTCTCCTCGGAGAGGCACTTCCGAatacatttttttttggaaaaggggtgttttcagatatgcataccgaaatattttaatttttggttttggaattttcggatatgcatattcgaaaaaactcaataattattataaaattaaaatcaacgtgaatcaatacaattaatagtataatcaattatgttaattaaaatatattattaaatatatattattataatcaagatctaataataatattagactaataaatatttaa comes from Vicia villosa cultivar HV-30 ecotype Madison, WI unplaced genomic scaffold, Vvil1.0 ctg.000359F_1_1, whole genome shotgun sequence and encodes:
- the LOC131627346 gene encoding uncharacterized protein LOC131627346; protein product: MRENPSHVPDDLIELYLELLCQYERGSVLKFLEMFDSYRVEHCLCLCQEYGIIDAAAFLLERVGDVGSALSLTLSDLNDKFVELDAAMEAVVLNHPKLDSSHMEVFNTVLRTKEVNIMYDLLHACIGLCQRNTPRLNPEESEAHWFKLLDSFCDPLMDSYVEERAYERNNYFGVLAGSADSQLDKDTYKSNWKISQSQNGDLLRKLLSQFIKEIVEGMIGYVHLPAIMSKLLSDNGSQEFGYFKLTILGMLGTYGFERRILDAAKSLIEDDTFYTMSLLKKGASH
- the LOC131627348 gene encoding palmitoyl-acyl carrier protein thioesterase, chloroplastic-like — protein: MRSLTVKTGLLMFRQWMMLDWKPRRSDMLIDPFGIGKIVQDGLVFSENFSIRSYEIGADRTASIDTIMNHLQETALNHVKIVGLLGDGFGSTPEMCKKNLIWVVARMQVAVDRYPTCWPIVVVGKLIPVPATPVNNYFR